CCTTTACGTAGCCTATCTGAGTTTTTAGATATTTGGATTCTCATCGATCTGTATCATCCTTTCATGATGTAATGCAGATGAAGGCCATAGAGCTTATAGATAAGTTGGAAGTGAACAGGCGCGGCCCGTACAGTGGCGGATTTGGAACAATTTCATTCTCCGGTGATATGGACATTGCACTAGCTCTGAGGACCATGGTAATCCCAACAGCACCCCGGTTTGACACAATGTACTTCTACAACAATGGCAACACCCGCCGCGAGTGGGTTGCATATCTCCAAGCTGGTGCAGGAATAGTAGCGGACAGTGACCCAGATGATGAGAATCTAGAGTGCCAAAACAAAGCTGCAGGTCTTGCTCGCGCTATTGACTTAGCCGAGGCTGCATTCGTGGATGTTGAACAGTGACTGTTGTATGAATGTTGTAATCCCAACTTTAGATTAAGAACATTGGCTTCATGTTAAGTGCTATCTTTTTTATCTAACATATTCTTTCGTTTTTTTTTTTTAAAAATCACCTTGTGTAAAACTAAGGTTTCAATTTCTGGATTCCCCTGGAAATCAAAATGAATTCTGGGTAGCACATTCTCATTCTGAACAATTACCAAAAAAGCATAAAATCCAATTTTAACTAATGATACAAGATTCATATCCAATTTTGATAACCCAAAATTAATCACACCAGACTCAATTGAATCAATATATCAAAGCAGTAATCTTTATCCTTGAAAAAAATCATACTTTCCATACTAATCAAATCAAACTTAATAACAAATCCCAAATTGGGATTAAACCCTAAAAATCAAAGCAGCCAAATTCAACACAAGAGAAAACCCAATAAAATCCAATATAGCCAGAAAAGAAACAACAATGAGAGATTTTTATGCACGTGCTGAAATTACAACTAACCTAAAAGCCTTTCTTCTTCTTCTAGTTCTTGTAGCTATCGTAATCGACGACCTCGGAATCCGTGACGGACCTGGAGTGCTGCACGATGGACCGTCCGATCGAGTTGATCCAGTCCTCCTTCTCCTTCTCAGAATCGGCGATGAAGTACATGGTCTCGGAGCGCGTGGAGAGCTCGAACGCGTACTGCTTGTTCAGCACGTCCTCCGCGCCCTTCACCGTCAGGCACGTGGCCACCGGGATCACGCCGCGTGACCTCGACGCGCGCGTGACGGACGAGTCCTTGAACCAGAAGAGCTTGCCTTGCTTGAGGACGAACCAGCGGCGACGCCACGTCTTGATGTACTCGCCTTGCTTGGTCAACCACCCCGTCCGCTCCGGGTTTGACCAGAACTCCACGCCGTCGTGGTCGTCGGGCTTGAAGGTCAGGCCCGTCGCGGCCCGCCATAGACTCGCCATCGGAGAATTTGGTGGAGGAGCGCGTGGAATCGAAGCTGTTAAGAAACGAAGGTAGGAGAAGAAGATCAAAATATCTGTGTGAGCTAGACTTTATTGTAAATATTTTGTTTTTATATTAATTTTTTCCCGGAAAAATTGTGAGAGTTTTAGTAATTAGAATTGTGCCCAGTGAAGTTTCGGTATTTAGAATTGGGTCCGTTGACTGCTTCGTTTTGTAAATAAAGGTACACTGACGGACTACGTTGGTTTCCCATCGCACAAAACACAACTATTCTTTGCTGGTGTGCTGTGGTCTAGTTGACTAAAGTGTTTAGTTAACAACTTTGAGGTCATAGGTTCAAACCGCACTGATATATGTAACGTGTGTAAGTTATTTAATAATTTTTTTTAAAAAAAACAGAACTTTTCTTACAAACCTATTGGATTATATGAATCACTTATTACATATACTTATGGTTACAACAATAGTAGTCTCCATTTGATATTAGAGGAAATGTACACAACAAACAACTCATAACCTAGGAATTGAAATCAATCATTCACTTGTTAGAAGCATGTACTTATTTCTTCTACACTAGCTAGTATCCTGGCTTTAGAAGTCTTCTGTAGTACAAGTGTATAACTCAGAGAATGTTGTGGCCTCGCTTCTCATACCAATGATACCATACTATTGTTTCTGCACAAAAACATGAGGATTATACAGTCATAAAGAGGAAATGAGTGAATGAATGAGGATTATTTTGTTGCACCAATCATGAAGAAGAAAATAGAAGCACCTTATGTTTAGCTTCTTCTTGGCCTCTCTTGACGGATGTCGATAGCATTGTAAGCATTCTTGATACGGTGTAGCTCTCTGAGGACCTCCTCCATCGACATTCTATTCCTTGGTGATTCTTCCGAGCATGCAACTCCAATCTTAAGGGTTGGAAGAATGCACTTCCACAAATAAGTGTTCATCTTGCTTAAGCTCTCACTGTCAACGTTTTCTTCATCTACTATGATTTCATTGTTGTGATCATCGATCTTGGTCCCTTCATTGTTTGTTGTTGAAGTTGCAGTCTCTTCTTCTCGAGTGGCAATAAGAGCAGGATCCACAATTTGCATAATTCTCCCTTGTATGGCGGTCTTAACAAAAGTATGGATATTGTCACCGTCTACAAATATTTGATCAGTGGGTCTTCTTCCGGTGAACAATTGCAGCACAAGTATCCCATAACTGTACACATCCCCTTGTGTTGATGGCTCTACACCAACAGCATACTCTGCAATTCATAAAACAATCAAGTATATCGGTTGACTGTGTACAATTTGGAACCTAACTAGCTCGCAAAGTTTCATTTATGATCATACTAGTATGATTTTAAATTCAAGCTACAATATATGCAGGTATTTGTTATACTTAGGTCCGTATTCATATCTTAATCTCAAATAAAACATATAAATTGAAATTCATGAAATAATTATATTATGCAAAATTGTTACCTGGAGCAGCATAGCCGATGGTTCCATTGATCCCAACTGTGCTGCTTAGATTCTCAGAGGAGTCTGCGGTTGCTGGGATGAGTCTTGCTAACCCAAAATCACTTACACAAGCAACCATGTCGTCATCTAGAAGAACATTGCTTGGCTTCATGTCACGGTGAATAATTTGCGGTTCGCAATGGTCATGAAGGTAACACAATGCAGAAGCCACATCAACAGCAATATTCAGTCTTTGAAGAAGGTTCAAACTCCTTGATTGGTTTTCACTGTGCAGCCACTCCTCTAAACTTCCATTAGACATATACTCAAATACGAGAGCTTTGAAGTCATTGCCATCGTGATCCGTGCTGGAGCAACATGTTAAGATCTTCACAAGATTCTTGTGCCTGATATTTCTCAATGCATTACATTCAGCCACAAAGCTCTTGAAAGCTCCTTTCTGTTGAAGGTTGAGGACCTTTATGGCAACTACACTGTTTTCTTGTTCATCGAGAATCCCTTTGTATACAGAGCCAACACTGCCTGATCCAATTTGATTGCTCAGAGAGAATCCGCCAGTAGCTTGATGAAGTGTCTGATATGAAACCCTGGAAAGGAAATTGATTGATGGTACTGCAGATAGTTGCTTCGTATTTTGAGTTTTCTTCCTCCAATAAAGTGCAGAGATGATTGCAAACAGAAGAGAGCATCCAACGACTAAAGAAATGGTGAAATATAGTTTTAAACCATTGAACTTCTTCTTCTTTAGTACATTGATGGGGCAAGCTGGTAGCCGCAATGCCGAAACACCACCACATAGTTTGGTATTTCCATCCAATGATATTGCACTGATGTTTCGGAAAACTCCTTCTTTCGGTACCTCGCCCTCCAAATTATTGAACGAAAGGTTCAAATATATCAAAAATGGAAGTCTCTGAAGATTTTTGGGAATTTGGCTTGACAAGTTGTTCTTCGAAAGATCTACATACTGAAGACCTTTCAAAGAAGTCAAAGGATAAGGTATCCTACCTTGAATGAGATTGTCTTGTAGGTGAAGAAATTCAAGGCTCTGACATTCCCCAATGGTTTCTGTAATTTCTCCCGTCAGATTGTTTCCAGAGATGTCCAAGTGATAGATATTCTTCAAATTACTGACTTCAACAGGCATGCTACCAGTTAGTGAGTTTTGTGATAAGTCGAGAAATAAGAGCGAGGAAAGGCCAATAATCTCTGGTGGTATATCTCCACTAAGTCTGTTCTGTGAAATGTCCATAATCTGTAAATTCTTGCAATATCCAATAGTTGGTGGAATGCTCCCTTCCAATTCATTTTCAAATATATCGAGTTCAAACAATTTGGTGAGGTTTCCTAAGGAAGATGGGATCCAACCTGATAATCTATTGGCAGGTAAAGCTAAAATTTGCAGATTTTGTAACTTCCCAAAAGAAGATGGAATGATACCCGTGAACAAGTTGTCTTCAAGGCCAAAGAATATTAAACTGTTGAGATTTCCTAATGTTTCAGGAATCGTTCCCACTATTTGATTGCCCCCAAGGTAGAGTTGAGTAAGATTGGTTGAAAAATTGGCTACAGAGTTGGGTAAAACACCTCCAAAATTGTTACTGTCCAGACCAAGCAATTTCAAATTACTGC
Above is a window of Fragaria vesca subsp. vesca linkage group LG7, FraVesHawaii_1.0, whole genome shotgun sequence DNA encoding:
- the LOC101297779 gene encoding pleckstrin homology domain-containing protein 1-like: MASLWRAATGLTFKPDDHDGVEFWSNPERTGWLTKQGEYIKTWRRRWFVLKQGKLFWFKDSSVTRASRSRGVIPVATCLTVKGAEDVLNKQYAFELSTRSETMYFIADSEKEKEDWINSIGRSIVQHSRSVTDSEVVDYDSYKN
- the LOC101296247 gene encoding probable LRR receptor-like serine/threonine-protein kinase At3g47570-like — encoded protein: MEMFEYLHVLTLLLFINVLQPTTVVSSFGNETDHSALLKFKESIVADPHGVLNSWNDSVHFCKWGGITCGRRHQRVTGLNLSDADLNGTISPYIGNLSFLRLISLPRNKFSGIIPQQVGQLFRLRRLDLDTNMLKGGIPVNLTFCPELSVINIAENRLKGYIPSEIGSLTKLVYLDLARNNLTGRVPPSLGNLSSLEQLALGENNLVGTVPEELGQLRNLWRIGISYGNLSGMLPPSLFNMSSMQVFSFTGNKFEGIVPLPPSIDRNMPHLHKMFLGKNEFSGQIPASFGNASQLRELDVLSNNFVGQVPTSFRVLSNLQWLSLGENNLGSNSSNDLECITFLTNCSNLKLLGLDSNNFGGVLPNSVANFSTNLTQLYLGGNQIVGTIPETLGNLNSLIFFGLEDNLFTGIIPSSFGKLQNLQILALPANRLSGWIPSSLGNLTKLFELDIFENELEGSIPPTIGYCKNLQIMDISQNRLSGDIPPEIIGLSSLLFLDLSQNSLTGSMPVEVSNLKNIYHLDISGNNLTGEITETIGECQSLEFLHLQDNLIQGRIPYPLTSLKGLQYVDLSKNNLSSQIPKNLQRLPFLIYLNLSFNNLEGEVPKEGVFRNISAISLDGNTKLCGGVSALRLPACPINVLKKKKFNGLKLYFTISLVVGCSLLFAIISALYWRKKTQNTKQLSAVPSINFLSRVSYQTLHQATGGFSLSNQIGSGSVGSVYKGILDEQENSVVAIKVLNLQQKGAFKSFVAECNALRNIRHKNLVKILTCCSSTDHDGNDFKALVFEYMSNGSLEEWLHSENQSRSLNLLQRLNIAVDVASALCYLHDHCEPQIIHRDMKPSNVLLDDDMVACVSDFGLARLIPATADSSENLSSTVGINGTIGYAAPEYAVGVEPSTQGDVYSYGILVLQLFTGRRPTDQIFVDGDNIHTFVKTAIQGRIMQIVDPALIATREEETATSTTNNEGTKIDDHNNEIIVDEENVDSESLSKMNTYLWKCILPTLKIGVACSEESPRNRMSMEEVLRELHRIKNAYNAIDIRQERPRRS